From Leptolyngbya sp. KIOST-1, one genomic window encodes:
- a CDS encoding aspartate aminotransferase family protein yields the protein MLKSLVQNSLKSFSPSTSAPPFSPAQFDADVMTTYGRFPIALTRGRGSVVWDDQGRRYLDFVAGIATCTLGHAHPAMVEAVTKQIQTLHHVSNLYYIPEQGALAHWLVSHSCADRAFFCNSGAEANEGAIKLARKYAHTQRGIANPLIITAKASFHGRTLATVTATGQPKYQKNFDPLMPGFAYVPYNDTAALEALVAELDAGTPQVAAIMLEALQGEGGVCPGEAAYFQRIRQLCDETGILLILDEVQVGMGRTGTLWGFENLGIEPDIFTSAKGLGGGIPIGALLCKAHCSVFEPGDHASTFGGNPFACKVGLTVCETLEAENLLGNVKRRGEQLRVGLQRLVQQYPTLLEQVRGWGLINGLVLRPDSAIKSVDIVKAAMEQGLLLVPAGPQVVRFVPPLNVTADEVQQALMAVEKAIAIATNP from the coding sequence ATGCTCAAATCCCTCGTCCAAAACTCCCTCAAGTCGTTCAGCCCCTCCACCAGTGCCCCCCCGTTCTCGCCAGCCCAGTTCGATGCTGACGTGATGACCACCTACGGGCGCTTCCCGATCGCGCTGACCCGGGGCCGAGGCAGTGTGGTGTGGGACGACCAGGGCCGGCGCTATCTCGACTTTGTGGCGGGCATTGCCACCTGCACCCTGGGCCACGCTCACCCGGCCATGGTCGAGGCCGTTACCAAGCAGATCCAGACCCTGCACCACGTCTCCAACCTCTACTACATCCCGGAGCAGGGGGCCCTGGCCCACTGGTTGGTCAGTCACTCCTGCGCCGATCGCGCCTTTTTCTGCAACTCCGGGGCCGAGGCCAACGAGGGCGCGATCAAGCTGGCCCGCAAGTACGCTCACACCCAGCGGGGCATTGCCAATCCGTTGATTATCACGGCCAAGGCCAGCTTCCACGGGCGCACCCTGGCTACCGTTACCGCCACGGGCCAGCCCAAGTACCAAAAGAACTTTGACCCGCTGATGCCGGGGTTCGCCTACGTGCCCTACAACGACACCGCCGCCCTGGAGGCGCTGGTGGCCGAGCTGGACGCAGGCACCCCCCAGGTGGCGGCCATCATGCTCGAAGCTCTGCAGGGGGAAGGGGGCGTGTGCCCCGGCGAGGCCGCCTACTTCCAGCGCATTCGCCAACTCTGCGACGAAACGGGCATTCTGCTAATTCTCGACGAGGTGCAGGTGGGCATGGGTCGCACCGGCACCCTCTGGGGGTTCGAGAACCTGGGCATTGAGCCCGATATCTTCACCTCCGCCAAGGGACTGGGGGGCGGCATCCCCATCGGGGCGTTGCTGTGCAAGGCGCACTGCTCGGTATTTGAGCCCGGCGACCACGCCAGCACCTTTGGCGGTAACCCCTTTGCCTGCAAAGTGGGGCTGACGGTGTGCGAAACCCTGGAGGCCGAGAACCTGCTGGGCAACGTCAAGCGGCGCGGCGAACAGCTGCGGGTTGGCCTGCAAAGGCTGGTGCAGCAGTATCCGACTCTGCTGGAGCAGGTGCGCGGCTGGGGCCTGATCAACGGCCTGGTGCTGCGGCCTGACTCAGCGATTAAGTCGGTAGACATTGTCAAAGCCGCCATGGAGCAGGGGCTGCTGCTGGTTCCCGCCGGGCCGCAGGTGGTGCGCTTTGTGCCGCCGCTGAACGTGACGGCGGACGAGGTGCAGCAGGCGCTGATGGCGGTGGAAAAAGCGATCGCGATCGCCACCAACCCGTAA
- a CDS encoding DUF3488 and DUF4129 domain-containing transglutaminase family protein, whose amino-acid sequence MVASRWLASSPLARPIPPDEIEDSRLLRALVQGLVTLGICSVVVAAAGVTVASWWNLLAIPLSAVGAIFSWQRRRDRNVAIKFFIAIGMLMALAAFFSRLLEAPGDTRIVLAELLVQLQVLHSFDLPRRKDLGYSMMIGLILLGVAATISQTLAFAPLLLLFLVVAIPVLGLDYQSRLGLGASAWAGGKLRPTLGRLLGLVALVVALGLLIFISLPRLPGYQIQNFPVSSVIDTPGDFSGEEILNSAYRNNQGDDGEGFGEGAGTIQGQGKATGPGVIDTISYYGFNQRMNQNLRGTMTPQVVMRVRSQAPGFWRVLAFDTYTGQGWDISRNDDTQTLRRSRFSAQTFLPMDPTLARHREIVQTYTLVSELPNLIPAMYQVKELYFPTREIAIDAEGSLRSPVILQEGMTYSAVSRVPYRDRTQLRAAGTQYPPGIRSHYLQVPEEILEPVRAKTEELLATSPTPLTDNYEKALYLTQALKQRYTIQPELPFFNPDQDLVESFLFGTEGGYPDHFSTVLTIMLRSIDIPARLVAGFGQGDFNPFTGFYVVRNTDAYAITEVYFPQYGWFGFDPIPGHELIPPSLREHQAFSLVRQFWNWLAGWLPSPLVGLVDGLITLLSDGIAYLVRSFEALLNLGWIGIMVGIAIATALGFVAWLAFLGLRHSWRYRKLRQLPPTERLYQQMLTWFSHQGLDKGPTETPIEYGQRLYQQTRAQTAQAANEITHAYVRWRYGGEPQNLAYLNEKLRTIRQSGKSRQPFTRP is encoded by the coding sequence ATGGTCGCTTCGCGCTGGCTGGCCTCTTCTCCTTTAGCCCGCCCCATTCCCCCCGACGAAATTGAAGATTCGCGTTTGCTACGGGCGTTGGTGCAGGGTTTAGTCACCCTGGGGATTTGCTCGGTGGTGGTGGCCGCTGCCGGGGTGACGGTGGCTTCGTGGTGGAACCTGCTGGCTATCCCCCTCAGCGCAGTGGGGGCCATCTTTAGCTGGCAGCGACGCCGCGATCGCAACGTGGCGATCAAGTTCTTCATTGCCATTGGCATGCTGATGGCTCTGGCCGCCTTCTTCTCGCGGCTGCTCGAAGCTCCCGGCGATACCCGGATTGTGCTGGCGGAACTGCTGGTGCAGCTGCAGGTGCTGCACAGCTTTGACCTGCCCCGCCGCAAAGACCTGGGCTACTCAATGATGATTGGCCTGATTCTGCTGGGGGTGGCGGCCACCATCAGCCAAACCCTGGCCTTTGCGCCGCTGCTGCTGCTGTTTTTAGTTGTGGCTATCCCGGTGCTGGGGCTTGACTACCAGTCGCGGCTGGGGCTGGGGGCCTCCGCTTGGGCGGGAGGCAAGCTGCGACCTACCCTGGGTCGGCTGCTGGGGCTGGTGGCTCTAGTGGTGGCTCTGGGGCTGCTGATTTTTATCTCGCTGCCGCGGCTGCCGGGGTACCAAATCCAGAATTTTCCGGTCAGCTCGGTAATCGATACGCCAGGGGATTTTTCCGGTGAGGAGATCCTCAACTCGGCCTACCGCAACAACCAGGGCGACGACGGCGAGGGCTTTGGCGAAGGCGCAGGCACCATTCAGGGGCAGGGCAAAGCCACAGGACCGGGCGTAATTGACACCATCTCCTACTACGGCTTCAACCAGCGCATGAACCAGAACCTGCGCGGCACCATGACCCCCCAGGTGGTGATGCGGGTCAGGTCGCAGGCGCCGGGCTTTTGGCGGGTGCTGGCCTTTGACACCTACACAGGCCAGGGCTGGGACATCTCCCGCAACGACGACACCCAAACCCTGCGGCGATCGCGGTTTTCGGCTCAGACCTTTTTGCCCATGGACCCCACCCTGGCCCGCCATCGGGAGATTGTGCAGACCTACACCCTGGTCAGCGAGCTGCCCAACCTGATCCCGGCCATGTACCAGGTGAAGGAGCTGTACTTTCCCACCCGTGAGATCGCCATTGACGCCGAGGGCAGCCTCCGGTCGCCGGTGATTTTGCAGGAGGGTATGACCTACTCAGCGGTGTCGCGGGTACCCTACCGCGATCGCACCCAGCTACGGGCCGCCGGAACCCAGTACCCCCCCGGCATTCGTTCCCATTACCTGCAGGTACCGGAGGAGATTCTAGAGCCGGTGCGGGCCAAAACCGAAGAGCTGTTGGCCACCTCCCCCACCCCCCTGACCGACAACTACGAAAAGGCCCTCTACCTGACCCAGGCCCTCAAACAGCGCTACACGATCCAGCCCGAGCTGCCCTTTTTTAATCCCGACCAGGACCTGGTCGAGAGCTTTTTGTTCGGTACCGAAGGTGGCTACCCCGACCACTTTTCCACGGTGCTGACCATCATGCTGCGATCGATCGACATTCCGGCCCGGCTGGTGGCCGGGTTTGGCCAGGGTGACTTCAACCCCTTCACCGGCTTCTACGTGGTGCGAAATACCGACGCCTACGCCATTACCGAGGTGTACTTTCCCCAGTACGGCTGGTTTGGCTTCGACCCAATTCCGGGGCACGAGCTAATTCCCCCCAGTCTGCGCGAGCACCAAGCCTTTAGCCTGGTGCGGCAATTCTGGAACTGGCTGGCCGGTTGGCTGCCCTCCCCCCTGGTGGGGTTGGTCGATGGCCTGATCACCCTGCTCAGCGACGGCATTGCCTACCTGGTGCGCAGCTTTGAAGCACTGCTCAACCTGGGCTGGATTGGCATTATGGTGGGGATCGCGATCGCCACCGCCCTGGGCTTTGTCGCCTGGCTGGCCTTTCTGGGCCTGCGCCACAGCTGGCGCTACCGCAAGCTGCGTCAACTGCCCCCCACCGAGCGGTTATATCAACAAATGCTGACCTGGTTTTCCCACCAGGGCCTCGACAAAGGCCCCACCGAAACCCCTATCGAGTACGGCCAGCGCCTCTACCAGCAGACCAGAGCCCAGACTGCCCAAGCGGCGAACGAAATCACCCACGCCTACGTGCGCTGGCGCTACGGCGGCGAACCCCAGAACCTGGCCTACCTGAACGAAAAGCTGCGGACCATTCGGCAGAGTGGCAAATCGCGCCAGCCCTTCACTCGCCCCTAA
- the hetZ gene encoding heterocyst differentiation protein HetZ, translated as MDSLSQHFCQELKVVTGAPESGCRVMAQRLAQEVHRICQESDRIQSSGDVEAWARSLGKHRLDQCIKYYGLGSRQGRVELHSTLSAIVYRYITPPQVQTSYQARLALIEDFLQGFYVEALNAFRRENQLGDRYQPRTLLELAEFMAFSERYGKRRIPLPGRRNQQLIILRAQTFSKQQPPEVAIDIEQATDYGGEGDDLRPAASHQRVREEMIVQAEDLPENSLRGRVVEELLAYLKARNQDECADYFTLRLLDLPTQEIEALLNLTPRQRDYLQQRFKYHLLRFALSHHWELVHEWLEAGLETNLGLTAQQWQQLQDTLSAKQTKLLALKQQGVADGEAAKILGMTTTQFQKQWTKLLEHAWEIRNV; from the coding sequence GTGGATTCGCTTAGCCAGCATTTCTGCCAGGAATTAAAGGTGGTTACCGGGGCCCCGGAGTCTGGGTGTCGGGTTATGGCCCAGCGCTTGGCCCAGGAGGTACATCGCATCTGCCAGGAGAGCGATCGCATACAGTCCTCCGGCGATGTTGAAGCCTGGGCCCGCTCCCTGGGCAAGCATCGGCTAGATCAGTGTATAAAGTACTACGGCCTGGGGTCGCGGCAGGGCCGGGTCGAGCTCCACAGCACTCTCAGCGCCATTGTCTACCGCTACATCACGCCGCCCCAGGTGCAAACCAGCTACCAGGCCCGCCTGGCGCTGATCGAAGACTTTTTGCAGGGGTTCTACGTCGAGGCGCTGAATGCCTTCCGGCGCGAGAACCAGCTGGGCGATCGCTACCAGCCCCGCACCCTGCTGGAACTAGCCGAGTTTATGGCCTTTTCAGAGCGCTACGGCAAGCGCCGCATTCCGCTGCCCGGTCGGCGCAACCAGCAGCTGATTATCCTGCGGGCTCAGACCTTCTCCAAGCAGCAGCCCCCCGAAGTAGCCATAGACATCGAGCAAGCTACCGACTACGGCGGCGAAGGCGACGACCTGCGTCCGGCGGCGTCTCACCAGCGGGTGCGGGAGGAGATGATCGTTCAGGCCGAAGATTTGCCCGAAAACTCCCTGCGCGGGCGGGTGGTCGAAGAGCTGCTGGCCTACCTCAAAGCGCGCAACCAGGATGAGTGTGCCGACTACTTCACCCTGCGGCTGCTCGATCTGCCTACCCAGGAAATCGAGGCGCTGCTCAACCTCACCCCACGCCAGCGTGATTACCTACAGCAGCGCTTTAAATATCATCTGCTGCGCTTCGCCCTTTCCCACCATTGGGAACTGGTGCACGAGTGGCTAGAGGCTGGTCTGGAAACCAATCTGGGACTAACGGCTCAGCAGTGGCAGCAGCTGCAAGATACCCTGAGCGCCAAGCAAACCAAACTCCTGGCCCTTAAACAGCAGGGCGTAGCCGACGGCGAAGCGGCTAAAATCTTGGGCATGACCACCACCCAGTTTCAAAAGCAATGGACTAAACTCCTAGAGCATGCCTGGGAGATTCGTAACGTTTGA
- a CDS encoding sulfite exporter TauE/SafE family protein, producing MDDYDIALLALGGIFSGVLAGFLGIGGGVVLVPMLVAFGFAPVQSVATSSLAILVTSTAGSIQNWRMGFLSWRRVILLGLPAVITAQIGAFLAGKVLPYILLAAFGVLLLVNIYLVELRKRLVGSGVNPSKLMTPLMARLVTGGLAGFLAGLFGVGGGVIMVPLQILLLAEPIKTAIQTSLGVIVITAISACIGHGVAGNILVVPGLILGVGGLVGVQFSTRFLPKLPDQMVSLLFRSMLALLSLYIFVQAWQSYQGFGPLASEYSISIL from the coding sequence ATGGACGATTACGACATTGCGTTACTGGCGCTGGGAGGCATATTTTCGGGTGTTTTGGCGGGGTTTCTGGGCATTGGCGGAGGCGTTGTTTTGGTGCCCATGCTGGTAGCTTTTGGCTTTGCGCCGGTACAGTCGGTGGCAACCAGTAGCCTGGCGATTTTAGTCACCTCCACGGCGGGCAGCATTCAAAACTGGCGGATGGGATTTTTGAGCTGGCGGCGGGTAATTTTGCTGGGGTTGCCCGCTGTGATTACGGCTCAGATTGGCGCTTTTTTGGCGGGCAAGGTTTTACCCTATATTTTGCTGGCAGCCTTTGGGGTATTGCTGTTGGTCAACATCTACTTAGTGGAGTTGCGCAAACGCCTGGTAGGTAGCGGGGTCAACCCGTCCAAGCTGATGACACCCCTGATGGCGCGGTTGGTTACCGGCGGACTGGCGGGGTTTCTCGCCGGGCTGTTCGGTGTTGGTGGCGGTGTGATTATGGTGCCGCTGCAAATTTTGCTGTTGGCGGAGCCGATCAAAACCGCCATTCAGACCAGTCTGGGGGTGATTGTGATTACCGCGATTTCCGCCTGCATTGGCCACGGGGTGGCGGGCAATATCTTAGTGGTGCCGGGGCTAATTTTAGGCGTCGGCGGTTTGGTGGGGGTGCAGTTTAGCACCCGCTTTTTGCCCAAATTGCCCGATCAGATGGTGAGTCTTCTATTCCGATCGATGCTCGCGCTGCTCTCACTTTATATTTTTGTGCAGGCTTGGCAAAGCTACCAGGGCTTTGGTCCTCTAGCCAGCGAGTATTCCATCTCAATTCTCTAG